In the genome of Rhodoferax sp. BAB1, one region contains:
- a CDS encoding DUF6492 family protein — protein MEDLVLYCKSYHTDLKRVLRLAASIRQHNREHLPFHVSVPIADLALFQHHLGTLDVTLHTDEEIWRASPGLSPEALSSLPGSLSQQIVKSEFWRLGLANAYLCLDSDAFFIKPFGKEDFLAPDGTPYTVMDEGHEILEDAIHHRKPQVLAAYQTDALKVQQLLGRAGRLYNFGPLPVVWHRKVWESLYENYLLPRGINFADAIREAPSEARWYGEALLRYQAIRLLPCQSFFKVYHYAWQYDRDKRKGIGNADLSQLYSGVIYQSAWERDMDWPSEGGHWMSRLGRRLRRKLGRI, from the coding sequence ATGGAAGATCTTGTTCTTTACTGCAAAAGCTATCACACCGATCTCAAACGTGTCCTGCGTCTGGCCGCCTCGATCCGGCAACACAACCGGGAACACCTGCCCTTCCACGTCTCGGTCCCCATAGCCGATCTGGCGCTTTTCCAGCACCATCTCGGCACATTGGATGTCACGCTCCACACAGACGAGGAAATTTGGCGCGCATCCCCGGGGCTTTCGCCTGAGGCCCTCTCTTCTTTACCTGGGAGTCTGTCCCAGCAGATCGTCAAATCCGAGTTCTGGCGCCTGGGCCTGGCAAATGCATATCTTTGTCTGGATTCGGACGCCTTTTTCATCAAGCCCTTTGGCAAAGAGGACTTCCTTGCGCCCGATGGAACACCCTATACCGTCATGGACGAGGGGCATGAGATCCTCGAAGATGCCATCCACCACCGCAAGCCACAGGTTTTGGCTGCCTATCAAACCGACGCGCTCAAGGTACAACAGCTGCTCGGCCGTGCAGGACGCCTCTACAACTTCGGACCGCTGCCTGTCGTCTGGCATCGCAAAGTATGGGAAAGCCTGTACGAAAATTATCTGCTCCCGCGTGGGATCAACTTTGCCGATGCGATCCGGGAAGCTCCCAGCGAAGCACGCTGGTATGGAGAGGCTCTGTTGCGTTACCAGGCGATCCGCTTGCTTCCCTGCCAATCCTTTTTCAAGGTCTACCACTATGCCTGGCAATATGATCGCGACAAGCGCAAGGGCATCGGCAATGCCGATCTGAGTCAGTTGTATTCTGGCGTGATCTATCAGTCTGCCTGGGAACGCGACATGGATTGGCCCAGTGAGGGCGGCCACTGGATGTCGCGTTTGGGCCGCCGGCTGCGGCGCAAACTGGGGCGCATCTAA